One Desulfonatronum sp. SC1 genomic region harbors:
- a CDS encoding efflux RND transporter permease subunit, whose translation MNPISFAIRNPVTILVGVIFVVIFGLISLFGMPYQLTPTVIEPEISVQTVWSGATPYEIERDIIEEQENVLKGIPGLVEMESESFSSFGRINLRFSLGTNVDDALLRVSNKLNEVASYPQGADRPVITATGAASSPVIWTSLKTLPDNPRSIETYRTFFENEVRQELERIEGVADLFVFGGTERQMHVVVLPERLAAYGMTLDEVLAALRSENVNVAAGSIDVGRRDYRIRTVAEFQGPEEIEALPLRSTGQERVFLKDVGWAEYGYEKTSAAMLHKGRKGITVGVQAEPGTNVLDLTDRVEAVVLGLNANLLNPNGLDLEWLADERGYIQGAIGLVQQNILIGGLLAMTVLFIFLRRISTTSIAAGAIPISIIGTFIFMSAFGRNLNVVSLAGISFAVGMLVDSTIVVLENIDRHLKMRKPTCQAALDGTREVWGAILASALTTVAVFLPVVFIQEEAGQLFKDIAIAVTCAISLSLVVSVMVIPSITCQIFRVVSSVKPRDLGPLPRLGGFLVNLIMYFVRLAVRNWFSRILTVSTLTAAAVLIAWLFFPKMDYLPQGNRNLILNILIPPPGLSYPERENIGEHIHQRLEPHYDQDVDGFPGIRHLFYVGAESFMFFGAVSTHEQRAGELIPLFRNVIGSIPGMLGVSLQAGIFQTRLGRGRTIDIDIVGPNLEELVTVGGTMFGMLRGIYPEAQVRPIPSLELTYPEIRFIPDRDRLKAVGLSAADLGLALDVLTHGRKIGDFKEEGQKTIDLILRSSAQAMETPEVLHHALVATPQGISLPVSSLAAMERTTGITQIRHLERQRTVTLQLTPPEAVTLQEAMETVQNRIVPALEAQGLLANTRVEMSGVADKLTETRLALQWNFILAVIIIYLLMSALFGNFLYPLIILFTVPLATAGGFVGLKLVNVLIAPQALDILTMLGFVILVGVVVNNAILLVNQSLINVRQHAMEHLEGVLEATRVRLRPIYMSTTTSIFGMLPLVVAPGPGSELYRGLGSVVLGGLALSTVFTIFVIPSLLAFFIRMETPGSAMGADAPLSGAARCELPESERGANNEKLSQGTVV comes from the coding sequence ATGAATCCCATCAGTTTTGCCATCCGCAATCCGGTCACCATTCTGGTGGGCGTGATTTTTGTCGTGATTTTCGGTCTGATTTCCCTGTTCGGGATGCCCTATCAGCTCACACCCACGGTGATCGAGCCGGAGATTTCCGTGCAGACCGTGTGGAGCGGGGCTACGCCCTACGAGATTGAGCGGGACATCATCGAGGAGCAAGAAAACGTTCTCAAGGGCATCCCCGGCCTCGTGGAAATGGAGAGCGAGAGCTTCAGTTCCTTCGGGCGGATCAACCTGCGCTTCTCTCTGGGCACCAACGTGGACGACGCTCTGTTGCGGGTTTCCAACAAGCTCAACGAGGTGGCTTCCTACCCCCAGGGCGCGGACCGGCCGGTGATCACGGCCACGGGCGCGGCATCCTCCCCGGTGATCTGGACATCTCTGAAGACCCTGCCGGACAACCCCCGGAGCATCGAAACCTACCGGACTTTTTTCGAGAACGAGGTCCGCCAGGAGCTGGAGCGGATTGAGGGCGTGGCGGACTTGTTCGTGTTCGGGGGCACGGAGCGGCAAATGCACGTGGTGGTGCTGCCGGAGCGGCTGGCCGCCTACGGGATGACCCTGGACGAGGTGCTCGCGGCACTGCGCTCCGAAAATGTGAACGTAGCCGCGGGCAGTATCGACGTGGGCCGTCGGGACTACCGCATCCGGACCGTGGCCGAGTTCCAGGGGCCGGAGGAGATCGAGGCCCTGCCGCTGCGCTCCACCGGACAGGAGCGGGTCTTCTTGAAAGACGTGGGTTGGGCCGAATACGGCTATGAAAAAACCTCCGCGGCCATGCTGCACAAGGGTCGCAAGGGCATTACCGTGGGGGTGCAGGCCGAGCCCGGGACCAATGTCCTGGACCTGACGGACCGGGTGGAGGCCGTGGTCCTGGGGCTGAACGCGAACCTGCTCAACCCCAACGGGCTGGATCTGGAGTGGCTGGCCGACGAACGCGGCTATATCCAGGGGGCCATCGGCCTGGTTCAGCAGAACATCCTGATCGGCGGTCTGCTGGCCATGACCGTGCTGTTCATTTTCCTGCGCCGGATCTCCACCACCAGCATCGCCGCCGGAGCCATCCCCATCAGCATCATCGGCACCTTCATCTTCATGAGCGCCTTTGGCCGGAACCTGAACGTGGTCAGTCTGGCCGGAATTTCCTTTGCCGTGGGCATGCTGGTGGACAGTACCATCGTGGTTCTGGAAAACATTGACCGTCACCTGAAGATGCGCAAGCCCACCTGCCAGGCGGCCCTGGACGGCACCCGGGAGGTCTGGGGCGCGATTCTGGCCTCGGCTTTGACCACGGTGGCCGTGTTCCTGCCCGTGGTCTTCATTCAGGAGGAGGCCGGGCAGCTTTTCAAGGACATCGCCATTGCCGTGACCTGTGCCATCAGCCTGAGCCTCGTGGTCTCGGTGATGGTCATCCCGTCCATCACCTGCCAGATATTTCGGGTGGTCAGTTCGGTCAAGCCGCGAGACCTGGGGCCGCTGCCCAGGCTGGGCGGTTTTTTGGTCAATCTGATCATGTACTTCGTGCGCTTGGCCGTGCGCAACTGGTTCTCCCGGATTTTGACCGTCAGCACCCTGACCGCAGCCGCCGTGCTCATTGCCTGGCTGTTTTTCCCGAAGATGGACTACCTGCCCCAGGGCAACCGCAACCTGATCCTGAACATCCTGATCCCGCCACCCGGCCTGTCCTATCCGGAGCGGGAGAACATCGGCGAGCACATCCACCAGCGCCTGGAGCCCCACTACGACCAGGACGTGGACGGCTTTCCCGGGATCCGTCATCTGTTCTATGTTGGCGCGGAATCATTCATGTTTTTCGGGGCCGTGAGCACCCATGAGCAGCGGGCCGGGGAACTGATCCCGCTGTTTCGCAACGTGATCGGCTCCATCCCGGGCATGCTCGGGGTCAGCCTGCAGGCCGGGATTTTTCAGACCCGGCTGGGCCGGGGACGAACCATCGACATCGATATCGTCGGCCCGAATCTGGAGGAGCTGGTGACCGTGGGCGGAACCATGTTCGGGATGCTGCGCGGCATCTACCCCGAAGCCCAGGTCCGACCGATCCCCTCATTGGAGCTGACTTATCCGGAGATCCGGTTCATTCCGGATCGGGACCGGCTCAAGGCCGTGGGGCTGAGCGCCGCGGACCTGGGGCTGGCTCTGGATGTGCTGACCCATGGTCGCAAGATCGGCGATTTCAAGGAAGAGGGGCAAAAGACCATTGACCTGATTTTGCGCTCATCCGCCCAGGCCATGGAAACCCCCGAGGTGTTGCACCACGCCCTGGTGGCCACGCCCCAGGGAATCTCGCTGCCTGTCTCTTCCCTGGCCGCCATGGAACGAACCACCGGAATCACCCAGATCCGTCACCTGGAGCGCCAGCGGACCGTTACCTTGCAGCTCACGCCCCCGGAGGCCGTGACCCTGCAGGAAGCCATGGAAACCGTTCAAAATCGGATCGTTCCGGCCCTGGAGGCCCAGGGACTGCTGGCCAATACCCGGGTGGAGATGAGCGGGGTGGCGGACAAGCTGACCGAGACACGGCTGGCCCTGCAGTGGAACTTCATCCTGGCCGTGATTATCATCTACCTGCTGATGTCCGCCCTGTTCGGGAATTTCCTCTATCCGCTGATCATCCTGTTCACCGTGCCCCTGGCTACGGCCGGCGGGTTCGTGGGGCTGAAGCTGGTCAACGTGCTTATCGCCCCCCAGGCGTTGGACATCTTGACTATGCTCGGGTTCGTGATTCTGGTGGGCGTGGTGGTGAACAATGCCATCCTGCTGGTCAACCAGTCGCTGATCAATGTCCGCCAGCACGCCATGGAACATCTGGAAGGCGTGCTGGAGGCCACCAGGGTTCGTCTGCGGCCGATCTACATGAGCACCACCACCAGCATTTTCGGCATGCTGCCCCTGGTGGTGGCCCCGGGGCCGGGGTCCGAGCTGTACCGCGGCCTGGGCAGCGTAGTCCTGGGCGGGTTGGCCCTGTCCACGGTGTTCACGATCTTCGTGATCCCGTCCCTGCTGGCCTTCTTCATCCGCATGGAAACCCCGGGCTCGGCCATGGGCGCGGACGCCCCCCTGAGCGGGGCGGCACGCTGCGAGTTGCCAGAGTCTGAACGAGGAGCAAACAATGAAAAGCTATCGCAAGGAACTGTGGTTTGA
- a CDS encoding secondary thiamine-phosphate synthase enzyme YjbQ, with amino-acid sequence MKSYRKELWFDVSGRRAFINITPQVEQCLRESGIQEGLLLCNAMHITASVFINDDESGLHQDYDDWLERLAPHAPVSQYRHNRTGEDNGDAHLKRQIMGREVVVAVTKGRLDFGTWERIFYGEFDGNRRKRVLVKIIGE; translated from the coding sequence ATGAAAAGCTATCGCAAGGAACTGTGGTTTGACGTGTCCGGTCGGCGGGCGTTCATCAACATAACGCCCCAGGTGGAACAGTGTCTGCGGGAAAGCGGGATTCAGGAAGGGTTGCTGCTGTGCAACGCCATGCACATCACGGCCAGCGTGTTCATCAACGATGACGAATCCGGCCTGCACCAGGACTACGACGACTGGCTGGAACGCCTGGCCCCCCACGCTCCCGTCAGCCAATACCGCCACAATCGCACCGGCGAGGACAACGGCGACGCCCACCTCAAACGCCAGATCATGGGCCGGGAAGTGGTGGTGGCCGTGACCAAGGGCCGCCTGGACTTCGGCACCTGGGAGCGGATCTTCTACGGTGAATTCGACGGCAACCGCCGCAAGCGGGTGCTGGTGAAGATTATTGGGGAGTGA
- a CDS encoding cold shock domain-containing protein, translating into MITNTNLTKIGIFYDGNFFFHVSNYYLYDHSRQSRISINGVHQFIIHEVAAREERPVKNCKIVDMHYFRGRLTAYDAQARDLLLKERIFDDILMKEGVITHYLPMSPEGEKGIDVWLALEAFELAIFKKYDVIVLIASDGDYLPLTRKLNTIGARVMVLGCDFEYMDQYGNHRVTKTSQALLDNATYPILINEVIDDPERHDDQIVRDLFVKEKYRPVDAAKTKPGEDQSGTVVSIQGGYGFIRPDEGEDDLFFHYGDLVDMDINRLTVGDRVMFLVSSNKKGPCAVRIVVRNGEFPPRLTPQ; encoded by the coding sequence ATGATCACCAACACAAACCTGACCAAGATCGGCATATTTTATGACGGCAATTTCTTCTTTCACGTCAGCAATTATTACCTCTACGACCACTCCCGCCAGTCCCGGATCAGCATCAACGGAGTCCACCAGTTCATCATCCACGAAGTCGCGGCCCGTGAGGAACGGCCGGTCAAGAACTGCAAGATCGTGGACATGCACTATTTTCGCGGGCGGCTGACGGCCTACGACGCCCAGGCCCGGGACCTGCTACTCAAGGAGCGTATCTTCGACGACATTCTGATGAAGGAAGGGGTGATCACCCATTATCTGCCGATGTCCCCCGAGGGGGAGAAAGGTATCGACGTCTGGCTGGCCCTGGAGGCCTTCGAGCTGGCCATTTTCAAGAAGTACGACGTGATCGTGCTCATCGCCTCGGACGGGGACTACCTGCCCCTAACCAGAAAGCTGAACACCATTGGCGCGCGGGTCATGGTCCTGGGGTGCGACTTTGAATACATGGACCAGTATGGGAACCACCGGGTCACCAAGACCTCCCAGGCCCTGCTGGACAACGCCACCTACCCGATCCTGATCAACGAGGTCATCGACGACCCCGAGCGCCACGACGACCAGATCGTGCGGGATTTGTTCGTTAAGGAGAAATACCGCCCCGTGGACGCGGCCAAGACGAAACCCGGCGAGGACCAGTCCGGAACCGTGGTTTCCATCCAGGGCGGATACGGGTTCATCCGCCCGGACGAGGGAGAGGACGACCTTTTCTTTCACTACGGCGATTTGGTGGACATGGACATCAATCGGCTGACGGTAGGCGACAGAGTGATGTTTTTGGTAAGCAGCAACAAGAAAGGGCCATGCGCCGTGAGAATCGTAGTGCGAAACGGGGAGTTCCCCCCCCGTCTCACTCCCCAATAA
- a CDS encoding DUF4434 domain-containing protein: protein MTKLTPFSRHCSSGSRLRAAWWALLACLALAWGALPVRAETPPAFSSTFIQIWDRHDDWTEQNWDTLCADLKAMGIREIILQWSLITEPAFFWRLTPDRRMDVPNDRVDPAPVVDLIVEAARRHGLSVRFGLSEDPAWWEKIKNEAGLVEVFLNRLLQDQISLARTLVERYGEEPIFAGFYIPQEIDDATWIDAERLNRLSNHLTRLVDGLRELSPEVEISVSCFATGRNDPMGFAALMADLALSGNITEVLYQDGLGTERLLPSESAAYLEALAASMPRTGARLRVIVETFAPAEDGLDFVPAPINRIKQQLLQAQTLVSNDIIAFSIPDYLHPMAGPQAKTLHDDYQRYLDAQQPN, encoded by the coding sequence ATGACCAAATTGACGCCTTTTTCGCGACACTGCTCTTCCGGTTCTAGGCTTCGGGCCGCGTGGTGGGCGCTCCTGGCGTGCCTGGCCCTGGCCTGGGGTGCGCTTCCAGTTCGGGCCGAGACTCCCCCGGCTTTTTCCTCTACGTTCATCCAGATATGGGACCGTCACGACGACTGGACCGAGCAGAACTGGGACACTCTCTGCGCTGATCTGAAGGCAATGGGTATCCGGGAAATCATCCTCCAGTGGTCGCTGATCACCGAACCGGCTTTTTTCTGGCGACTGACCCCGGATCGACGCATGGACGTTCCGAACGACCGCGTTGACCCCGCTCCCGTCGTGGACTTGATTGTCGAAGCGGCTAGACGGCATGGCCTGTCGGTTCGATTCGGCCTGAGCGAAGACCCGGCATGGTGGGAAAAAATCAAGAATGAAGCCGGACTGGTGGAGGTCTTCCTGAACCGCCTGCTCCAGGACCAGATTTCCCTGGCCCGGACCCTGGTCGAACGTTATGGGGAGGAGCCGATTTTCGCGGGGTTCTATATTCCACAGGAAATCGACGACGCCACCTGGATCGACGCGGAGCGCCTGAACCGGCTTTCGAATCACCTGACCCGGCTCGTCGATGGGTTGCGCGAACTTTCCCCGGAAGTGGAAATAAGCGTCTCATGCTTTGCCACCGGCCGCAACGATCCAATGGGATTTGCCGCACTTATGGCCGATTTGGCCCTCTCAGGTAACATCACGGAGGTGCTGTACCAGGACGGCCTGGGCACCGAACGTCTCCTACCCTCCGAGTCGGCGGCCTACCTTGAGGCCTTGGCGGCCTCCATGCCGCGGACCGGCGCGCGCCTTCGGGTCATCGTGGAAACCTTCGCTCCCGCGGAAGACGGCCTCGATTTTGTTCCGGCACCAATAAACCGCATCAAGCAACAACTGCTTCAGGCCCAAACCCTCGTGAGCAACGACATTATCGCCTTCAGCATTCCGGACTATCTCCATCCCATGGCTGGACCTCAAGCCAAAACCTTGCACGACGATTACCAGAGATATCTCGACGCTCAGCAACCAAATTGA
- a CDS encoding glycosyl transferase family protein — protein MLFDFMPVLLILLKAGLWGFGLVFFLNGLSDLFIDLVRIGQEIWRRVFVFGFRRAKHLTEADLMSRPEQLVAVMIPCWDESAVISRMLENSIKVLNYSNYVIFVGTYPNDPDTQREVDLVRERYGNVERIVCPKDGPTSKADCLNWVFEGIRHYEKSHGTEFEIIVMEDSEDVLHPMLLKLFNFLIPRMDMVQVPVLPMEPKWWQFTMGTYLDEFATNHSRDMVVRELLTGNLPSAGVGTAFSRKLLLRLAQKNQNRLFTIGSVTEDYDFGIRLADVPGVRQIFSRVAFVRSVRKKSPLTGRERMVQKRDYIGVRGFFPRTFRTAVRQKSRWILGITLQAWETIGWVGGFWTRYMLARDRVGLITNQVNMLANILVPVYLTVWGYVHFFPDAYRYPPVVTAGTTLFHLMLANLGLLLWQVGIRAWYVARTYGIGQAALSPFRLIWANVINFFATIRAIRLYTRHLLTGNPVAWDKTDHSYPSEDELVRYRRRLGDLLLDRRFVTVAQLEAALERQKANGLPLGAILEDMGVLEEDKLLQTLGVQFGVQTTAVDPYAVDTDIIAMVPPGMARGQRLFPVGISPNGGLILAMDSMPDADEIRQLANDIGRPIELRLTTRGDLSFAIRFGYDRLVRESHEEKLATALLTQGLITPEQIAEARQRQRKGYRNLGEVFTALGHFDRTSLTELKSCVENRQDMAPMGTCLLEQGIITQTQLDEALQLQNRNTRRLETILTDMGVIDQATLESVSPRISGSDV, from the coding sequence ATGCTTTTCGATTTCATGCCAGTCCTGCTCATTCTGCTTAAAGCCGGTCTGTGGGGCTTTGGGCTGGTCTTTTTCCTGAACGGACTCAGCGACCTGTTCATCGATCTGGTCAGAATAGGCCAGGAAATCTGGCGACGGGTGTTCGTCTTCGGTTTTCGGCGGGCCAAACACCTCACCGAAGCCGACCTGATGAGCCGCCCCGAGCAACTCGTCGCCGTGATGATTCCGTGCTGGGACGAGTCCGCGGTCATCAGCCGCATGCTGGAAAACTCCATCAAGGTGCTCAACTATTCCAACTACGTCATTTTCGTCGGCACGTATCCCAACGATCCGGACACGCAACGGGAAGTAGACCTCGTCCGTGAGCGCTACGGAAACGTGGAGCGCATCGTTTGTCCCAAGGACGGCCCAACCTCCAAAGCCGATTGTCTGAACTGGGTTTTCGAGGGCATCCGGCATTACGAGAAAAGCCATGGCACCGAATTCGAGATCATCGTCATGGAGGACTCCGAAGACGTCCTGCACCCCATGCTTCTGAAGCTCTTCAATTTTCTTATTCCTCGCATGGACATGGTCCAGGTCCCGGTCCTGCCCATGGAACCCAAATGGTGGCAGTTCACCATGGGCACCTATCTGGACGAGTTCGCCACGAACCACTCCCGCGACATGGTCGTCCGAGAACTGCTCACCGGCAATCTCCCCTCCGCCGGAGTCGGGACGGCTTTTTCCAGAAAGCTGCTGCTCCGTTTGGCCCAAAAAAACCAGAATCGCCTTTTCACCATCGGTTCGGTGACCGAAGACTACGACTTCGGCATCCGCCTTGCCGATGTCCCCGGAGTACGCCAGATTTTCTCACGGGTGGCCTTTGTGCGCTCCGTGCGCAAGAAAAGCCCCCTGACCGGCCGCGAGCGCATGGTTCAAAAACGGGACTACATCGGTGTCCGAGGTTTTTTCCCCCGCACCTTTCGCACCGCGGTCCGCCAAAAATCGCGCTGGATCCTGGGCATCACCCTCCAAGCCTGGGAGACCATTGGCTGGGTGGGAGGATTCTGGACCCGGTACATGCTGGCCAGGGACAGGGTCGGATTAATCACCAACCAGGTGAACATGCTGGCCAACATCCTCGTGCCTGTCTATTTGACCGTCTGGGGCTACGTACATTTCTTCCCCGACGCCTATCGCTACCCGCCCGTGGTCACCGCCGGAACGACGCTCTTCCATCTGATGCTGGCCAACCTGGGCCTGCTGCTCTGGCAAGTCGGCATCCGGGCTTGGTACGTGGCCCGAACTTACGGCATCGGCCAAGCCGCCTTGAGCCCTTTTCGACTGATCTGGGCCAATGTCATCAATTTTTTCGCCACCATCCGGGCCATCAGGCTCTATACCCGGCACCTGCTCACCGGTAATCCCGTGGCCTGGGACAAGACCGACCACTCCTACCCCAGTGAAGACGAGTTGGTCCGCTACCGGCGTCGCTTGGGCGACCTGCTCCTGGATCGCCGGTTTGTGACCGTGGCCCAGTTGGAGGCGGCCCTTGAACGTCAGAAGGCAAATGGGCTGCCCCTAGGCGCGATCCTGGAGGACATGGGTGTACTCGAAGAGGACAAGCTCCTGCAAACCCTTGGTGTTCAGTTCGGCGTCCAGACCACCGCCGTCGACCCCTATGCCGTGGACACGGACATCATTGCCATGGTCCCTCCGGGCATGGCCCGGGGACAACGCCTCTTTCCCGTGGGCATCTCTCCGAATGGAGGCTTGATCCTGGCCATGGACTCCATGCCGGATGCCGATGAAATTCGACAGTTGGCCAATGATATCGGCCGTCCTATCGAATTGCGCCTGACTACCCGCGGCGACCTATCCTTCGCGATTCGCTTTGGCTATGATCGCTTGGTACGGGAATCGCATGAAGAAAAACTCGCAACGGCACTCTTGACCCAGGGGCTGATCACGCCGGAACAGATCGCCGAAGCCCGACAAAGGCAACGGAAGGGCTACCGGAACCTCGGAGAGGTCTTTACGGCCCTCGGACATTTCGACAGAACCAGTCTCACCGAACTCAAGTCCTGCGTGGAGAACAGACAAGACATGGCCCCGATGGGAACCTGTCTTCTGGAACAAGGGATCATAACGCAAACCCAACTGGATGAAGCCCTGCAATTGCAAAACAGAAATACCAGGCGGCTGGAAACCATTTTAACCGACATGGGCGTGATCGATCAGGCAACACTGGAATCTGTTTCGCCTCGCATCTCCGGATCCGACGTATGA
- the wecB gene encoding non-hydrolyzing UDP-N-acetylglucosamine 2-epimerase: MPHTIDIVLGTRPEAVKMAPVIAAFRDCPDDFAVRVLSTGQHKEMLTQILDSFDLRPDRDLEVMRPGSSLAEMTADTLRAMDQEIDTHRPDLLLVQGDTTTVLAAALAAFYRRVPVGHVEAGLRSHDLQNPFPEEANRRLVSILTGPHFAPTESAAAELLAERIPPENIAVTGNTVVDALLHFEDKLGPLASDIQSRLLGRRMILVTAHRRESWGQGLENICRAVESIVQDHPDVIAVFPVHANPLVQQTAQRILGRHDRIVLLPSVPYLDFVRLMHQAELILTDSGGVQEEAPSFGVPVLVTRDVTERAEAVNCGLARLVGTDPQTVIQAAGEILARTSRASRIMRRTGNPFGDGRASRRIVLAAKRFLTGQRPLLSGDEAFIGTCSET; the protein is encoded by the coding sequence ATGCCCCATACCATTGACATCGTTCTTGGCACACGGCCCGAAGCCGTCAAAATGGCCCCGGTCATCGCCGCTTTTCGCGACTGCCCGGATGATTTTGCGGTTCGGGTCCTCAGCACCGGACAGCACAAGGAGATGCTCACGCAGATCCTGGATTCCTTCGATCTACGACCCGACCGCGATCTTGAAGTCATGCGGCCGGGAAGTTCCCTGGCCGAAATGACCGCGGACACGCTGCGCGCCATGGATCAGGAAATCGACACGCATCGGCCTGACCTGCTCCTGGTCCAGGGCGATACCACCACGGTCCTGGCCGCGGCCCTGGCCGCGTTTTATCGCCGCGTGCCCGTGGGACACGTTGAGGCCGGCCTGCGAAGCCATGATCTCCAAAACCCTTTCCCCGAAGAAGCCAATCGCCGCTTGGTCTCCATCCTGACCGGACCGCACTTCGCGCCCACGGAATCCGCGGCAGCCGAACTGCTGGCCGAGCGCATCCCTCCGGAGAACATCGCCGTCACGGGCAATACCGTGGTGGACGCCTTGCTGCATTTCGAGGACAAGCTCGGTCCCCTGGCCTCGGACATCCAAAGCCGCCTCCTGGGACGCCGCATGATTCTGGTCACGGCCCACCGCAGGGAGTCGTGGGGCCAAGGTTTGGAAAACATTTGCCGGGCCGTGGAATCCATCGTCCAGGATCATCCGGATGTGATCGCGGTTTTTCCGGTCCATGCCAACCCTCTTGTTCAACAAACCGCGCAACGAATCCTCGGACGCCATGACCGGATCGTTCTACTCCCTTCCGTGCCATACCTGGACTTCGTTCGCCTGATGCACCAAGCCGAACTCATTCTTACCGACTCCGGCGGCGTTCAAGAAGAAGCTCCCTCATTCGGCGTACCGGTCCTGGTAACGCGCGACGTCACCGAACGCGCCGAAGCCGTGAACTGCGGGTTGGCCCGACTGGTGGGCACGGACCCGCAAACCGTGATCCAGGCCGCCGGCGAGATACTCGCCCGGACGTCCAGGGCCTCCCGGATCATGCGTCGGACCGGCAATCCTTTCGGCGACGGCCGGGCCTCGCGGCGCATCGTTCTGGCCGCCAAGCGTTTCCTGACCGGACAGCGCCCCCTGCTTTCAGGCGACGAGGCTTTCATCGGCACCTGCTCGGAGACATAA
- a CDS encoding ADP-ribosylglycohydrolase family protein — translation MSVHFGIKTSGTRRSEQGVNISQEWISVNNSQEWISVNNSQEWISVNLNSGDDLRTAEKVPLKQGEARIPASMEKPQVLYFFGEQRTMMLANLPTTASNRPGSTPRTSTLTMSRESKADRRQPLPSSWPGRRDRRTISRSSSTKNQYDLSRHVDVIRPEYAFDISLQGTVPQAIRAFYDSTDFEDAIRTAVSLGGDCDTLPCITGGIAQAFYGGVPVDIQSRIYAILDMKLGDVARKFMERFCGLP, via the coding sequence GTGTCTGTTCACTTTGGAATCAAAACGTCAGGGACAAGGCGGAGCGAGCAAGGCGTCAATATTAGTCAGGAATGGATATCAGTCAATAATAGTCAGGAATGGATATCAGTCAATAATAGTCAGGAATGGATATCTGTCAATCTCAATTCCGGCGACGATCTGCGGACTGCTGAAAAAGTACCCTTGAAACAGGGAGAAGCCCGAATCCCGGCATCGATGGAAAAACCTCAAGTCCTCTACTTTTTCGGCGAGCAGCGTACAATGATGCTTGCCAATTTGCCCACAACCGCGTCCAATCGCCCTGGTTCAACCCCGAGAACGTCCACCTTGACGATGTCGAGGGAATCAAAGGCGGACAGGCGACAGCCGCTGCCATCTTCCTGGCCAGGACGTAGGGATCGAAGAACAATATCAAGGAGTTCGTCGACCAAAAACCAGTACGACCTGAGCCGACACGTAGACGTAATTCGTCCCGAATATGCCTTTGACATCTCTTTACAGGGTACAGTGCCCCAAGCCATCCGGGCATTCTACGATTCAACGGACTTCGAGGATGCTATCCGCACCGCCGTTTCTCTGGGCGGGGACTGCGACACCCTGCCCTGCATCACCGGAGGGATTGCCCAAGCGTTTTACGGTGGTGTGCCGGTCGATATCCAGAGCAGGATCTATGCAATTCTGGATATGAAGCTGGGGGATGTTGCCAGGAAGTTTATGGAACGCTTTTGCGGCTTGCCATGA
- a CDS encoding NfeD family protein: MLPDAWISSWLPWFLAAIAFATLELFLPVFVFLFFGIGCLGVALALLVFDIHLSQQLVIFIIVTISSLVMLRKWMMGIFRGVTTDRTDKDFDDFPYGERVQVLRDINPSQPGRIQHRGTAWDAVADESIEAGTTVEIIGYAATSRQTFQVRKI, encoded by the coding sequence ATGCTCCCAGATGCATGGATTTCCTCGTGGTTGCCGTGGTTTCTCGCTGCCATTGCTTTTGCAACCCTTGAATTGTTTCTGCCTGTTTTCGTTTTTCTCTTTTTTGGCATCGGCTGCCTGGGAGTTGCCCTAGCACTCCTTGTTTTTGACATCCATCTTTCACAACAGCTTGTTATCTTTATCATTGTGACAATTTCTTCGCTCGTGATGCTGCGAAAATGGATGATGGGCATATTTCGCGGTGTAACCACTGACCGTACTGATAAAGATTTTGACGATTTTCCTTATGGTGAACGGGTTCAGGTTCTGAGAGACATCAATCCGTCACAGCCAGGGCGGATTCAACACCGAGGAACTGCCTGGGATGCCGTGGCCGACGAGAGTATCGAGGCAGGCACAACAGTCGAGATTATCGGTTATGCCGCTACTTCACGCCAAACCTTTCAAGTTCGAAAAATCTAG